The DNA sequence AGAACCTGTCGCATAAAGCAGAGCGGTATATCACAATGAGTTTGATCTTTTATTTATTCTGCACTTTTGTATTTGGTTGGCGAAACAAGTGGTAACTGTAAACAAAGCAGAACTAACTGCTTAAAAAGAAATAGCTAATGGAGTCTGATCAGAAGAGCGAGTTGCAGGATTAATTTACGTGAGACGTTTTAGATAGTAAAAAGTACGGCATAGCCTCATGACGGTACAAACCAGCAAAAATGGCATTTAAGACTTTAAAAGTGCCATACGGCCACTTTGTTTAAGAGAAAACCTCATTAACACAGCCACCAGCCACATTAATATCAAATTCCTACGTACACATCTCTCCACAAATTCACCACCATCGTTTGTAcacttttttgaacaaaaaattcaaggactttcaaggacacatttCCCATATTTCAAGGACTCtattcagtgcaaaaaagagccttgagtctatgtcttttttagttcttccacaacatgagcaatttcattttaaaattaggCACTTGAGAATCTGGGTTGGATAAAGTTAGCACCGAAATTCAAGGACATTCCAGCACCAACTGCAATTTTCAAAGACTTTCACAGCCTTGAatctttattgtaaaattcAAGGATTTTCAATTGAAGGACTTTCAAGGTGTGTGCGAACGCTGCACAAATTTAATACAGCCAAACAAATCAAACATGCATATTTTTAAAGGACAGACCAGTGATAAATGAAATTAGAAGAAAACAgcgagaaaagaaacttatttaCTAGCCATGAAATACGACTCTTCTTCACTAGTACACTGTATGGCACCCTGTTAAAAAGCCTTATATTTTAATGGTCCATTAGTGGCCATATTTACCCGGGTTATATTTACATATAGTAGTATACAGTACTGTTGTCAAATGGTTACCTTATCATATCTGATAAGTGATGAGACCTTAGAACCAAGAGCATTCAATATTCCTGCCAGCTCCACTGCTATATACCCTGCTCCAATGACAGCTACTTTCCTGatggtaaaataataaataaaaataacggTATCACCAGGTAAAAGAAAGAAGCACAAGGAAGGTATgatttttggggaaaaaagcCCTTAGCtgcagtggaagattggggagagttcTATAGTCACAGTCTAGTTTATAGTTAATAGTTTGGTGCTTAGTCTAAGAtgtatttcatcttgttttgCTGTGGGTTAAGGGTTGGGTTCCAGGGTTCCAGGGTACCAGAGGAAGACACTAAGCCTAAAATTCATGGAGAACCATCTCGACAATTTAATAATCAAGGATCATCATATCACTGACACCTACGTACTTTGGAAGATCCTCTAATTCAAAGAAGCCATCACTGGTGATACCATACTGGCAGCCTGTTGGGAATAAATTGAGCAAACTGCAGGTTCATCAAAGGTCATTGTTtagtccaaattttattttgatttatttttgcgttcACTTCCTTTTTGGACACTACGTGactacttatatcatgttagTTTCGGATGGTCACATGACCACAGCAAAAGCAGATCACCACGTGTTTTCAAGTGTAGTGTTATAgagcaaatgttttgaatttctcatcgATTGCATCGCACAGAATGTAAGTAGTTTTGCTCTTTAGTGTCGCTTTAGGtttatttaggttttctttaggtttatttgtcatttttgcttattttatgtTCAGTTTTCACCGTTCATGACCAGTGATCACCGATCGAACCAAgcacgagaaacttggcgattaAAGACAGATTAATAGTCCAATCAACGCGTCGAAATTTCTGTGTCGACCCCAACATTGTGAAAAATTCTACAAAGTACGAAGAGAAAACTGTGTTTTCACCTGGATTCTCGAGAAAACGAACGCTCCGAACCGACCGAACGGAATCGCAGGAATCTCTGGACTGGACCGCGCGATAGTGGATCGCGGAATGGACCCTGAGGACTCAGCGAAAGGAGCAGTTGGATACTCCCTACGCCAGGACCCCGTACCAAATACTCAAATTGATTTTGGTGAACTTGTGTATCAACGCGAAATAAGCGAACAACGCAGACTTGCATCTTTGTGGAACAAGGAATCTAAAGAAGTTGCCTTTGAAACACAGCAGCTCCAAACTCTCCTCTACACTAATTGGGAGCACTTGTCCGCCCGCAAAATAGTAGATCGTTTAGCTATCATTTGGAAATCCTTTGAGACTGTACACTCGAAGTACCTGCCAGGCATACGTGACAGCAAACGACTACAAGAAGTACAGCAAAGGTTCAAGTCCCTCAAAGAACAGATGATGTTTACAATAGAAGAATGCGAAACCCAAATACGGACTGATCAAGAAACACAAAAACGTGATGATGAACGCTCCATTAAAAGTCACAAGTCGCACCAGTCTCAGAGCTCCACTACTTCAAGATCCTCTTCGTCGTCCCGGAAAGAAAGGTTTAGAGCCATGCttttagcaaaaaagaaattggagTTAGCGAAGAGTAGGGCACAAGAGGAAGCTGAGTTAGCCAAGAGTAAGGCTCAACAAGAAGCCGAATTGGTCAAAGCAGAGCATGAGCGGAGCGCAAAGAAGGAATTGAGACTACTCGAGGACGAAGCCGTTCTAGCTGAGCTGGACTGGAAGATTGAAAATGAGTTCGACGAGGAAACTGGTGTTGTTAATGGTGTGGACAATATTGTTCAGACAACCTATCCCATTGAGGAGAAACCACTGGGACAGTCACCTCAAATTCAACTTGATGATTCAGAACCCCGAACACCAAAAATCCCAGCACCGACACCCAAACCTTCACTGCCTCTTATACCTGTCAGTTGCTCCACCCCCCAAGACACAGCACCTGGTTCGTGCAAGGAAAAGCCAGCCACTGAGGTCAAATCCAATATTGCCGATACTGCAAACAAGGGAGCACTGCCAGTCACTGAATGCCAGCAGCCACCATACCAAGCCCCACGAACCTTCCAGTATAGACCTAAGTCTCAGCCAGAAGACAAAGTAATAGAGCAAGCCCCTAAAGACCATGTAGCAGCCATGTGGAAGGTACAGCTTCTGAACGGAATCTCTCCTACACCCTTTAATGGCAACCCAGCAGACTTCCCGTTCTTCAAAGAACAGGCACATACTCACCTTGAAAGTGAGCTACTAACTGATGCGCAGCGGGTAGAGTACTTACCGAAGTTCCTGAAAGGAGAAGCCTTGGAGGTCATCAAAAGAAACCGAGGCTCCTCCTATAGTGAGCTAATGAAGATCTTAGAGGAACGCTTTGGTCGCCCTATTCAGGTGACGCAAGCCTGCATCGAAGAGTTAGTCTCAGGCCCCAAACTTGCCTATGGTGACAACATGGGTCTGCTTAATTTTGCCGAGAAGCTGAACACTTCAACCAAGGTTCTGAAGGGAGATGTGGAACGCGAAGCAAGCGTAGCTACCAATTTGAGAAGAATCGTAAACAGACTCCCAAATGATTTAATCACCAAGTGGCAGACCGAAAACTACGAGATTGTTAGCCGTGGTGGAACTGCACGACTAAAGGACATTGcaaaatttgtgaaaaggcAAGCGTCAATAAGGAATGACCCAGTGTTTGGAATGCAGCCGCAAAGGGGAGAAAACAGGACAAACAAGTCCCCCCCCAAAGCTTCTAAAGGATCGGACCTGCCCACGAAAAATGCTACGATCAACGCCACATCGCTTAAGAACGCCCCCAAGAAAGAGAACTCTGCAAACTGTGCAATTTGCAAGTCTACTCCCCACCGACTCCAGGAGTGCCCAATCGTCAAACAGTGTGACCGTGTAGCCGTGCGTCGACAATATGCAGCATCGTATGGGTTCTGCTTTAACTGTGGTTGCCATAATCCCGATCACAGTGGTACTTCCTGTCCTGAGCCACCAGCTTGTTCTCTGTGTCCTGGACACCACTTACCAATACTGCATAGGGACAACAACAATGGACGCAGAACTCCTGGAAACAAGAACACTCATAACCCCACTAACCGATACAGTACTCCGACTGCTGACCCAATAACCCGGCAACCACAAATGGAGCAAGGCACAAGACAGCCGCCCAGCGACAGGCCACAGACTTCGATTACATCTGCCGGTGTCAGCACCACAAGAGCCCaagttttgttaaatgtagTTCCTGTAACCATTACTGCAGAGAACGGTGGTTCCCTTTCTACATATGCATTTCTTGACAATGGCTGTACCGATACCCTCATTGACAAAGAGCTTGCTGATCATCTTGACCTGAAAGGGATCTCGGAGCAAATCGGGATTAAGACTATTACGAACAGCGAGGAGCTGGTGGAGAGTCGACGCGTTTCCTTTACTCTCAGTCCTGTAGAAGCATACGGTGAAGACATTGATGTTAATGAAGCTTACGTTCTCCCTGACCTGAATCAATCAGAACGAGTTTTGCCGGGGACAGTAGATGTCCATAAGTATCCGCACCTTCAAGACCTTACATTCCCAGTGGTGGACTTTGAACGAGTCTCGATCATTGTGGGGAGTAACGTCCCTGTTGCACACTTGCAGAAGGAAGTCAGAATCCCGAAAGACAACAAGAGCGGCCTCTACGGTTATCGGTACCCTCTCGGTTGGAGCATTTCAGGTCCATTGACTATCGCTGGGACAAGAAGAGCTGAGCTCAATTTCATCTCTGTTGGACACAAACCTGACGACTTTGTTGAAAGGTTTTGGAAGATCGAAGACTATGGAACATTGAAAGCAGGAGAGAAGCCCTTATCTGTGGAAGACAAACGAGCCCTAAAAATCATTGAAGAAACTACTACCCTTGTAGACGGGCATTATGAAGTTGGCCTACTATGGAAGGAAGATCAGCCAAAGCTGCCAAACAATCGCATTTTAGCTGAAAAACGAGCAGAATTGCTTAGACGACGCCTGACCAAAGCAGGAAATGAGCAAATGGCTGCTAAGTACCGTGGAGTCATGACTGAGTACATCTCGAAGGGTTATGCACGCAAATTGTCCCCTGAAGAAGCAGCTAGAGAAAGCTCGATAACTTGGTACTTACCTCATCATCCAGTGACTAATCCCAACAAACCTGACAAGCTCCGTATCGTCTTCGATGCCGCATCTGAGTATGAAGGAACATCTCTAAACAAGAATCTCGTTCAAGGGCCAGACATGACAAACAGTCTCGTTGGTGTGCTGCTGCGATTTCGACAGGGGCATGTAGGGGTAGCCGCTGATGTCGAGGCAATGTTTCATCAAGTGCGTGTGCGTAAACAAGATCAAGAAGCTCTACGATTCCTCTGGTGGACAGATGATTACGACAAACCCCCGGATGTCTATGTTATGGAAGTACACATATTtggagcaacctcgtccccttgCGTTGCAAATTGGGCCCTGAGAAGAACAGCCAGTGACAATGCTGAAAGGTTCAACCCGCAAGTTGTTGCAACTGTTGACAGGAACTTTTATGTTGACGATGCTCTGCCATCCTTCAGTGAGGAGAATACAGCATCTACTGTAGCATCGGACCTAGTGAAAATCCTGAATCACGGTGGCTTCAACCTTACGAAATTCATGACGAACAGTAAGAATGTTTTGGCAACCATTCCCACCGAGAAAAGAGCCACACCAGATCTGAATCTTGACTTAGACGAACTGCCAGTGGAAAGGGCGCTAGGGATTCGCTGGTTTGCTGAAACAGATGAGCTTGGATTTGACATCAAGAACTTGAATCGACCCGAAACAAAGCGTGGAGTACTGTCCGCCGTTTGTTCCCTGTATGACCCTCTTGGGTTTGCTGCGCCTGTGGCCCTTACTGCCAGAGTAATTATGCAGGATATGTGGAAGGCTAAGGTAGACTGGGACCAGCCACTCGAAGAAAACTTCTTAGCCAGATGGAAGTCTTGGACCTCACAGCTGTCATCCCTCTCTGCACTGCGCATCCCACGTTGCTACTTGCCAGCTGGAACAGATGCTTCCAAATGCAAACTACAGCTGCATATCTTCTCTGATGCCTCTGAAATTGGCTACGGTGCATCTGCGTATCTAAGAGTCGAGAATCCAGATGGGTCTATTCACTGCTCGTTTGTTGTGGGGAAAGCAAGAAATGCAcctgtcaagttcacaagcatTCCAAGGCTTGAACTCCAAGCTGCTGTTCTGTCTACACGCTTGAATAAGATGCTGAGAGAGTCGATCGAGCAGTGGAACCAGCAACAAATTGTGCAAGAGCTTCTACAACGAGGGTGCAAATGGGTCTTCCAGCCGCCAACTGCTTCTAGCATGTCTGGGATTTGGGAGCGGATGGTGCGAAGTGCTAAGACTGTTCTGAAGTCTATCCTAGGGACCCAAGTAGTTACGGAAGCAGTTCTTCAGACGCTGTTGACTGAAGTTGAACGAGTGTTAAATGGGCGAGCGCTCACCGCCAATTCAGACGACCCAAATGACCTTCAGCCACTCACGCCAGCGCATTTCTTAATGCAGAGGAAGACTATCTGCCTACCCCCTGGCATATTTGAGAAAGCAGATCAGTATCACAGAAGGAAATGGAGGCAGGTACAATTTCTGGCAGACCTATTTTGGAAGAGGTGGTTGCGTGAGTATTTACCTACCCTGCAAGCCCGAGGAAAGTGGAGAAAGGTCTTACCTAACTTGAAGCCGAAGGCCCTTGTCCTGTTAGTTGATGACAACGTGCCGAGAGGATGCTGGAAACTTGGACGAGTCCTAGAGGTCTTCCCTGGCCCCGACGGCCTGGTGCGCACAGCGAAAGTCAAGACAAAGGACTCTGTGTTCATCCGACCTATTCAGAAGCTATGCCTACTGGAGAACGATCTTGAGAATAATTAGTCTAGGCTAGTGACGTTGGGCCTACCTACTGGGTTGTCCCAAGGCCGGCGGAATGTTtagtccaaattttattttgatttatttttgcgttcACTTCCTTTTTGGACACTACGTGactacttatatcatgttagTTTCGGATGGTCACATGACCACAGCAAAAGCAGATCACCACGTGTTTTCAAGTGTAGTGTTATAgagcaaatgttttgaatttctcatcgATTGCATCGCACAGAATGTAAGTAGTTTTGCTCTTTAGTGTCGCTTTAGGtttatttaggttttctttaggtttatttgtcatttttgcttattttatgtTCAGTTTTCACCGTTCATGACCAGTGATCACCGATCGAACCAAgcacgagaaacttggcgattaAAGACAGATTAATAGTCCAATCAACGCGTCGAAATTTCTGTGTCGACCCCAACAGTCATTGCTATCTACAGTGTGTGTGTGAACAGGCGGACTTGTTGGATTTATGTGCTTctttaaatatttgttttttctggTGAAACTAttcagtaaagaaaaaaagtcaaaaataagCCAAGGCTTGATGTATCAAGACTAAGCTTCTGCATG is a window from the Porites lutea chromosome 10, jaPorLute2.1, whole genome shotgun sequence genome containing:
- the LOC140950501 gene encoding uncharacterized protein; protein product: MDPEDSAKGAVGYSLRQDPVPNTQIDFGELVYQREISEQRRLASLWNKESKEVAFETQQLQTLLYTNWEHLSARKIVDRLAIIWKSFETVHSKYLPGIRDSKRLQEVQQRFKSLKEQMMFTIEECETQIRTDQETQKRDDERSIKSHKSHQSQSSTTSRSSSSSRKERFRAMLLAKKKLELAKSRAQEEAELAKSKAQQEAELVKAEHERSAKKELRLLEDEAVLAELDWKIENEFDEETGVVNGVDNIVQTTYPIEEKPLGQSPQIQLDDSEPRTPKIPAPTPKPSLPLIPVSCSTPQDTAPGSCKEKPATEVKSNIADTANKGALPVTECQQPPYQAPRTFQYRPKSQPEDKVIEQAPKDHVAAMWKVQLLNGISPTPFNGNPADFPFFKEQAHTHLESELLTDAQRVEYLPKFLKGEALEVIKRNRGSSYSELMKILEERFGRPIQVTQACIEELVSGPKLAYGDNMGLLNFAEKLNTSTKVLKGDVEREASVATNLRRIVNRLPNDLITKWQTENYEIVSRGGTARLKDIAKFVKRQASIRNDPVFGMQPQRGENRTNKSPPKASKGSDLPTKNATINATSLKNAPKKENSANCAICKSTPHRLQECPIVKQCDRVAVRRQYAASYGFCFNCGCHNPDHSGTSCPEPPACSLCPGHHLPILHRDNNNGRRTPGNKNTHNPTNRYSTPTADPITRQPQMEQGTRQPPSDRPQTSITSAGVSTTRAQVLLNVVPVTITAENGGSLSTYAFLDNGCTDTLIDKELADHLDLKGISEQIGIKTITNSEELVESRRVSFTLSPVEAYGEDIDVNEAYVLPDLNQSERVLPGTVDVHKYPHLQDLTFPVVDFERVSIIVGSNVPVAHLQKEVRIPKDNKSGLYGYRYPLGWSISGPLTIAGTRRAELNFISVGHKPDDFVERFWKIEDYGTLKAGEKPLSVEDKRALKIIEETTTLVDGHYEVGLLWKEDQPKLPNNRILAEKRAELLRRRLTKAGNEQMAAKYRGVMTEYISKGYARKLSPEEAARESSITWYLPHHPVTNPNKPDKLRIVFDAASEYEGTSLNKNLVQGPDMTNSLVGVLLRFRQGHVGVAADVEAMFHQVRVRKQDQEALRFLWWTDDYDKPPDVYVMEVHIFGATSSPCVANWALRRTASDNAERFNPQVVATVDRNFYVDDALPSFSEENTASTVASDLVKILNHGGFNLTKFMTNSKNVLATIPTEKRATPDLNLDLDELPVERALGIRWFAETDELGFDIKNLNRPETKRGVLSAVCSLYDPLGFAAPVALTARVIMQDMWKAKVDWDQPLEENFLARWKSWTSQLSSLSALRIPRCYLPAGTDASKCKLQLHIFSDASEIGYGASAYLRVENPDGSIHCSFVVGKARNAPVKFTSIPRLELQAAVLSTRLNKMLRESIEQWNQQQIVQELLQRGCKWVFQPPTASSMSGIWERMVRSAKTVLKSILGTQVVTEAVLQTLLTEVERVLNGRALTANSDDPNDLQPLTPAHFLMQRKTICLPPGIFEKADQYHRRKWRQVQFLADLFWKRWLREYLPTLQARGKWRKVLPNLKPKALVLLVDDNVPRGCWKLGRVLEVFPGPDGLVRTAKVKTKDSVFIRPIQKLCLLENDLENN